ATTATTTCACTTTATGCTCAGAATAAAGAATTCTAAGAGAAAAATCTAAAGGAAGATTTAAGTTTTTCCATAGGGAGGGCTATCATGAAGAAATTGGTTTTACTCTTTATGTTTTTCAGTTTCCTTTTTGCGGAAGAACATGCAAAGTTCGTACAGACGCCTTACGAGGCTCCATTCAAGGTTGTTGTAGAATTTTACTTTGACGAGCCTGAAAAGATAAGACCTGCACTTCTCTGGGTTTCAAACATCATATACGTGCTCTCTAACGAACCTTACAACTTCGTACCCGGTGAGGATATAGACATAGTCGTGATAATCCACGGGACGGAGATAACAACTCTCGTTAAGAAAAACAGGGAAAAGTACAAAGACATATGGGAGAGAATTGAGGGAATGAGCATGTACGGGGTTAAGTTTAAGGTTTGTGCTATGGCGGCGGAACAGCTATACGGATACTCTAAAGAAGATTTTCCGCCTTTTGTTGACCTTGTTCCTTCAGCTATAACGGAACTCCTCCACTGGCAACAAAAGGGATACGCACTCCTTATACCACAAATATATGAAATGAAAAGGACAAGAGAGGAAATAAGGTGATTATTCGTACTCCGTTGAATCCTTGTCCAGCTCTGCGTACTTTTCGCTCATCTCAACAGCTTGTTCAAACAGCTGTCTTTCTCTTTCCGTAATTTCGACCGGTCTTCTTTCCTTTGTGGGTACAACTTCTTCTGCGCTTTCCCTTCTTTGTTTACCTTCAAGAACCGCATCCGCAATTTTAGAAGTGAGGAGTTTTATGGATTTGATAGCGTCGTCGTTTCCGGGAATTGTGTAATCAATAACTGTTGGGTCGCAGTTTGAGTCCGCTATGGCAACTATGGGAATTCCTAGTTTTCTCGCTTCGCTAACCGCTATCTTCTCCCTCACCGTGTCTACTATCCAGATAACGTCGGGGAGCTTCTTCATATCCCTTATACCGTTGTAGAGTTTTCTCAGTTTTTCCATTTTCCTTCTCAAGTTTCTCACTTCCTTTTTGGGGAGGACGTCAAATATTCCGTCTTCTTCCATCCTTTCGAGTGTTTGGAGCTTCATAATGCTCTTTCTGACCGTCTGGAAGTTTGTGAGGAGTCCACCTACCCATCTTTCGTTAACGTAGAAAGCTCCGCACCTTTCCGCCTCTTCCTTAATAATGTCCTTTGCCTGTTTCTTCGTTCCGACAAAGAGTATCTCACCGCCCTGAGCAATAACGTCCGAAACGAAGTGATAAGCGTCTTCAAGCATTACTATGGTTTTGTTCAGGTCAATTATGTGTATCCCGTGTCTGACTCCGTAGATGTAGGGAGCCATTTTGGGGTTCCATCTGGACTTTGAGTGTCCGAAGTGAACACCCGCCTCTAAAAGTTCCTTCATGGAAACTACCGGCATACTTCACACCTCCTTGGGTTTTGCCACCCTTCCCCATCACCCCGAAGCTGGGGCAACCCAAGCGGGGAAGGTGCGGTTTAAAGAAATAATTTTAATCCTTCTTCTCACCGTTTTCACCCTTTTTCTTTTCAAGTTCCCTTTTTTCCTCTATTACACTCCTGTCAAACCTGTAAATCCTTCCGCAGAAATTGCAGGAAACTTCCGCAAGCTCGTTTTCATTAAAGAGGTCCTCAAGTTCCTGAGTACTCATCAAAAACAGCGAAGCCTTTGCTACTTCCTCATCACACGGACAGTAATACTCAACTTCCTTCAAACCTATGAGCTGAGGTTCCATGTCTTTTAAGATTTCCACCGCTATGTCCTCAGGTCTCATTCCCTTTTCCATCATCTCCGTAACGGGAGGGAGGGAGAGAATTCTCTTCTCAAGTAGTTCCTTTACCTTCTCAGAAGTCCCGCCGAGCGTCTGAACCAAGTACCCTCCTGCGTGTTTTACGCTTCCGTCTTCGTTTACTTTAACACCGACCGCAACCGCGGAAGGCGTTTGTTCGGACTGGTAAAGGTAGTAAGCTATATCCTGTCCTATTTCTCCCGAAATCAACGGAACTACGCTCGTGTAAGGTTTGCCCATTCCGAGGTCCTTTACAACAGTAAGAGTTCCCTTTCCAACTATCTTTGCAACGTCAAACTTCTTTTTACCTTCTACTTCTTTTGTGTAGGTATCCACGTTTGGGTTTCCTACAAAGCCCCTTACTCTTCCCTTTGCGTCTGCCTCTACCACTATAGTTCCGATAGGTCCATCTCCTTCTATTTTTAAAAGGAGTTTTTGGTTGGTACCGTGCTTGAGGAGAGAAGTTAAGAGAAGGGCTCCCACTATAGCCCTGCCCATGGCAACGGTGGCCGACGGTGATAAGTTGTGTATCCTCCTTGCGGTTTCAACGGTGTTTGTAGCTTTAACGACGTAAACCCTTACGGGCTCCTTTTTGGGAACCGCTATAACCATATAGTCTCTTTCTTGGAAGTAGTCTTTTAGATCCTTCTTTACCTGCTCGCTTAGCTCCTTTATCAGCATAATATTTTAAGTTATCCTATCCCACCGCTCTCTCAATAATACTCTTGACTATTTCCTTCTCAAGGGGTGAGCTTATCTTGGGTATTATCGTTTCCATTACCACGGTCTTGGCATCTCCGTACTTTCTCAGTCTCC
The genomic region above belongs to Aquifex aeolicus VF5 and contains:
- a CDS encoding DsrE family protein, whose amino-acid sequence is MKKLVLLFMFFSFLFAEEHAKFVQTPYEAPFKVVVEFYFDEPEKIRPALLWVSNIIYVLSNEPYNFVPGEDIDIVVIIHGTEITTLVKKNREKYKDIWERIEGMSMYGVKFKVCAMAAEQLYGYSKEDFPPFVDLVPSAITELLHWQQKGYALLIPQIYEMKRTREEIR
- the rpsB gene encoding 30S ribosomal protein S2; translation: MPVVSMKELLEAGVHFGHSKSRWNPKMAPYIYGVRHGIHIIDLNKTIVMLEDAYHFVSDVIAQGGEILFVGTKKQAKDIIKEEAERCGAFYVNERWVGGLLTNFQTVRKSIMKLQTLERMEEDGIFDVLPKKEVRNLRRKMEKLRKLYNGIRDMKKLPDVIWIVDTVREKIAVSEARKLGIPIVAIADSNCDPTVIDYTIPGNDDAIKSIKLLTSKIADAVLEGKQRRESAEEVVPTKERRPVEITERERQLFEQAVEMSEKYAELDKDSTEYE
- the hslO gene encoding Hsp33 family molecular chaperone HslO, with translation MLIKELSEQVKKDLKDYFQERDYMVIAVPKKEPVRVYVVKATNTVETARRIHNLSPSATVAMGRAIVGALLLTSLLKHGTNQKLLLKIEGDGPIGTIVVEADAKGRVRGFVGNPNVDTYTKEVEGKKKFDVAKIVGKGTLTVVKDLGMGKPYTSVVPLISGEIGQDIAYYLYQSEQTPSAVAVGVKVNEDGSVKHAGGYLVQTLGGTSEKVKELLEKRILSLPPVTEMMEKGMRPEDIAVEILKDMEPQLIGLKEVEYYCPCDEEVAKASLFLMSTQELEDLFNENELAEVSCNFCGRIYRFDRSVIEEKRELEKKKGENGEKKD